The genomic DNA GCTGGGCGGCCAGCTCGCCGGTAAGCGACTGGTTGCGCAGTGCCAGGGCGGCGGCGGCGGTGGCTGCGTCGACGAGGCCGGGGTCGTCGAGCAGCGACTCGTCGTGCACCATCTGGACGGCGCGGCGGCCGCCCGCCTCGATCGGCGTCACGGCGCGGCCGGGCCGCGCCACCGGCCGCGGCGACGGCTGGCCCTCGGCGTCGGTGTAGCCGCCGCCGTCCGGGAGGCGATAGACCAGCTCGAGGGTGGGATCGCCGAGGGCGCCCCGCAGCGCGTCGCGCAGGCGGGCGGGCTGGTCGCTGGACTCGACCTCGGCGATCAGCCCGCTGACCGCGCTCGACCTGCCGATCTGCGTGCGCAGCAGGCCGTACACGAATGCCTGCGGCACGGCCGCGAATGTGAGCGAGAAGAGATAGAACGGCACGTCGCTCGACCCGTGCACGATCACGGTGAAGACAAATGCGACCAGGCCGATCGTGATCACGCAGATGCCGCCGGTCAGGTACACGGGCGCAAGCGTGCGGCGAAATGCCGGTGACGCCGCCCGCCAGCGCCTGACGAGGATCAGCAGGACGGCGGCGATCAGCGCGATGCCGAGGCCGAGCGAGATGCTGTCCAGCACGGTGACGGTGCGGTGGCTGTGCTCGGCCAGCAGCAGGTTGTGCGCGCTGGCCGGGTCGGAACCATCCTTGGCCGGCTCCGAGAACGGGAGCGTGCCCAGTGAGATCAGCCAGGTGTCGGCGTAGACCGCGGCCGTCGTCAGCCGTGCGTCGAGCGACCCCAACCGGCCGGTCGGGTACGCGAGGATGAGGTGGACGAGCAGGCCGATCCACAGGCTGGAGACGATCAGGCTGAAGGTGAGCAGGACGTCGTGCGGCGAGTCCGACAGTCCCGCGCACAGCCACGTCAGTCCGATCCCGCACATCAGCGCGCCAACGCGGTTCGACGGCCGGCGCACCCACGCGAGCAGCCCGGCGACGAGGAACGACCACGCGACCGTGAGGCCGAGGATCAGGAACGCCGTGGTGTTGTGGTCGACCCGCGTGGTCAGCTCAGCGTCGACGACGAGCGCGGTCAGCGCCGCGCCCACCGCCACCGTCAGGCCGCGGAGCGCGGGCGCGATCATCCCAGCGCGTCGGCCAGCGCCCGACCGCACAGCTCGCCCTTCGGCACGAACCCGCGGGCACCGCTCTCACCGATCAGCGGGCCGAAGTCGCTGGCCTCGCGGCTCGAGGTCAGCACCACCGCCGGTGCGTCGGGATCCTTCGTCAGTTCGGCCGCAACAGCGAATCCGTCCGTATCCGGCAGCTGGACGTCCAGCAGGACCACCTCCGGTTTCAGCTCGCGGGCGGCAACCAGTGCGGACGCGCCGTCCACCGCCTCGCCGACGATCGTATAGCCCTCGGATGCCAGGAGCGCTCGTGCCATTGCACGAAAGCTCGGGTGATCATCCACGATCAGGACGGATGGCGCCATCTCGATTCATCGTGCCACAGGGTTCGTGGTCGCGAGATACGGTTTGCCACACTGTTTGCGGCGTATGTCAGGTACCACAAAATGGGGGTTGGCGCCCCGAGTGACACGTCGTCCCGCGGTCAGGGCGTCGTCGCGCCGCTCGACCCGCCGGCGGTCTTGATCTGCGCCAGCGGCTTCAGCTGGGCCTCCAGCTGCTCCAGCTGCTTCTTCTCAGGCGTGGTCGGATCGAGCTTCAGGATCTGCTGCACCGCACCGTAGGCGGTCGAGTAGTCCTGCGCGTTCAGCGAGTCCCGAAGCAGCGCCTGCTGGAACGTCACGTCGTCCGGTGTCTGCTGGATCGCCCGCTTCCACAGCGACACGGCCTGCGTGAGATCGCCCTGCGCCTGCTGCTGGTACAGCTGCTGCTTCTGCTGCAGCGGCTGCTGCAGGGAGGTGACCAGCGGTGAGGGAAACGCACTCGCAAGCTTTGTGGCGCTGGGCGGCAAGGCGTTGCTCACGCTCTGGTACTGCGACGCGATGCCCTGCCAGTACGACGCCTTGGCCTGCAGCTTCTGCGCGCGGGTCTCGTACAGGCCGGCGACCAGCGCGATGGTGTTCGTGTCCTTGGGGCGCAGCTGCAGGTACTGCTGGTAGGCGCCGAGCGCCGGGTCCGGGTCGCCCTGCGCCTGGTACGCGTCCCCGAGCTGCAGCCAGGCGGTCGCGTTCTTGGGGTCCTTGTGCACCTTGTCCAGCAGGCCGCTGACGCTGGCGCTCGACCCGCTGGTGCCGCCGATCAGGTTGCCCAGGCTGACCCCTCCGACGCCCGAGCCGACCCCGAGGAACACGAAGCTGAGCGCGAACACGGCGCCGAGGAAGATGAAGACAGGCTTCTGGGTGCGGCGGATCTTCTCGAACAGCATGGTGGGGCCGTCAGGGCTCGATCATCTTCGCGCGCACGAGGCGCACGGGCTCGGTATCGGCGGGTTTGCCGTCCCGCCTGAAGCGTATCTGCCCGTCGACCATCGTGAGCAGGACGCGCTCCGCCGTCCCGCCGTACACGGCAGCGGTGACGGGATCCTCCCAGGGCAGGAATGCCGAGCCGCGCAGACCGAGCACGGTGAGGTCGGCGCGCTTGCCGGGTGTGAGCGACCCGACGCGGTCGTCGAGGCCGATCGCGCGGGCGCCGTCCAGCGTCGCCATGCGCAGCACGCGCTCGGCGCCGAGCGCGTCCGGGCGCCGGCTGCGGGCGCGGGCGACGAGGATTGCGGCGCGCATCTCGTCCCACATGTCGAAGGTCAGCGCGGAGGCCGGCGAGTCCGTCCCCAGGCCGACGACGAGCCCGGCCTCCAGCAGCTCGGGCACGGGAGCCGTGCCGCATCCGAGCAGCGCGTTCGACCTGGGGCAGTGGACGGCGGGGACGTTGCGCGCCGCCAGCGCTGCGACGTCCGGCGGCCGTGCCCGCACGAGGTGGATGGCCACGGTATCTCGCCCCAGGAGGCCGGCGATCTCGGCCAGCGGCCGCGTGTCCCGGTCGGATTCGAGCAGGTGCGTCGCCACCGGGATGCCGCGGTCCCGTGCCAGGCCGACGAGCTCGGCATAGTGGTGGGGCGTCACGGTGTAGGGCGCGTGCGGCGAGACGCCCGGCGTGACCAGCGGATGGGCGGGCAGCGCGTCCAGCCGGCCCGCCATCAGGGCCGCCGGGTCGCCCTGGTCGCTGAACGCCTCGAGGTAGACGATCGCCCGCAGACCCTGCGCGATCGCCGCCTCGGCCACGGTGTCGGCGTAGGAGCAGTCCGCGATCGTGGTGACGCCGCCCGCAAGGCAGGCATGCACGCCGGCATGGGCCTGCGCCAGGTAGTCGTCGCGGACGAGGCCGCTCTTGCGGCGGATCAGCTGCTCGATCCACGGCGAGAAGGGCAGGCCGTCGCCCATGCCGCTCATGGCGTGGTACTCGAGGTGCGTGTGGGCGTTGACCAGCCCCGGCAGGATCACGGCGTCCGCGAAGCGCTCGTCGGCGACGAGGTGCGCGCCGATCTCCGCGATCGCGCCGTCCTCGATCCGCACGGCGCCGTCGCGGATGGGCGGCCCGTCGATGGGCAGCACCCAGTCTGCGCCGACGATCACGTCAGGGGCTCTGGATCGGGCTCGTCGCTGCCCTGTGCCCGCTCGACCCCCACCACGATGAAGTACGAGAGGCCGTAGAGCGCCAGCAGCGGGACGAACTCGACGATGAACGAGATCGGGTCAACGCCCGGCAGCAGCATGGCGAGGACGGCGAGGAGGACGATCGAGATCCGCCAGTGGCGGCGCATCAGCGCCGAGCTCATGATCCGCAGCCGTGCCAGGACGAGCATGACGGCGGGCATCTCGAACACGATGCCCATCGCAAGCAGCGTCAGCAGGACGAACTGGATGTAGTCCTTCGCCCGCAGCTGGTAGTTGAACGCCTGGTCGTTGAAGCCGACCAGGAACTCGATCGCCGGGGGGACGACGAGGTACCAGGCG from Gaiellales bacterium includes the following:
- a CDS encoding response regulator transcription factor, whose product is MAPSVLIVDDHPSFRAMARALLASEGYTIVGEAVDGASALVAARELKPEVVLLDVQLPDTDGFAVAAELTKDPDAPAVVLTSSREASDFGPLIGESGARGFVPKGELCGRALADALG
- a CDS encoding tetratricopeptide repeat protein, whose amino-acid sequence is MLFEKIRRTQKPVFIFLGAVFALSFVFLGVGSGVGGVSLGNLIGGTSGSSASVSGLLDKVHKDPKNATAWLQLGDAYQAQGDPDPALGAYQQYLQLRPKDTNTIALVAGLYETRAQKLQAKASYWQGIASQYQSVSNALPPSATKLASAFPSPLVTSLQQPLQQKQQLYQQQAQGDLTQAVSLWKRAIQQTPDDVTFQQALLRDSLNAQDYSTAYGAVQQILKLDPTTPEKKQLEQLEAQLKPLAQIKTAGGSSGATTP
- a CDS encoding amidohydrolase family protein is translated as MIVGADWVLPIDGPPIRDGAVRIEDGAIAEIGAHLVADERFADAVILPGLVNAHTHLEYHAMSGMGDGLPFSPWIEQLIRRKSGLVRDDYLAQAHAGVHACLAGGVTTIADCSYADTVAEAAIAQGLRAIVYLEAFSDQGDPAALMAGRLDALPAHPLVTPGVSPHAPYTVTPHHYAELVGLARDRGIPVATHLLESDRDTRPLAEIAGLLGRDTVAIHLVRARPPDVAALAARNVPAVHCPRSNALLGCGTAPVPELLEAGLVVGLGTDSPASALTFDMWDEMRAAILVARARSRRPDALGAERVLRMATLDGARAIGLDDRVGSLTPGKRADLTVLGLRGSAFLPWEDPVTAAVYGGTAERVLLTMVDGQIRFRRDGKPADTEPVRLVRAKMIEP